Proteins found in one Fulvitalea axinellae genomic segment:
- a CDS encoding WD40/YVTN/BNR-like repeat-containing protein — MKRLIFSITALASLALCLYSCSVDETPPFLPEWQNRGEYLPKQHSPDEPFNYSNITKMKGDRFFVQQFIFGAEGTEILLSEDLGRTWNTSLSIPYTANNTFTTHGETHAWFIIAGDGELPQVHRTDNIGTTWEALDPVDSGLDPRFSPNASFFLNDKIGWASGSDSIASAYKTIYKTTDGGQTWKKKTNGLTQDRFSEFSAIKFRNKDVGFAGERDGIWRSTNAGDLWEKVYTGQEIYYADIVCTSDKSVYALGNLLSTDATVLLHSVDGGDNWTFLKLPAILDNTSANQLFFVNQAEGYLLTKDFLLRTKDGGLNWEVDFKVKGDDDGYFLNMAIIPGSGFHQKFMVGIGRYRYWYYGFPDEKP; from the coding sequence ATGAAACGACTGATATTTTCCATAACCGCACTTGCGTCTCTAGCACTATGTTTATACTCCTGCTCCGTTGACGAGACCCCTCCTTTCCTACCAGAATGGCAAAACCGTGGAGAGTACCTGCCCAAACAGCACTCACCCGACGAGCCTTTCAACTACAGCAACATCACCAAGATGAAAGGCGACAGGTTTTTTGTCCAACAGTTTATATTCGGAGCGGAAGGAACGGAAATACTTTTAAGCGAAGATCTTGGACGAACCTGGAATACCAGCTTGAGCATTCCATACACCGCTAACAACACATTCACAACACACGGAGAAACACACGCATGGTTTATAATAGCCGGAGACGGCGAGTTACCCCAAGTACACCGCACAGATAATATTGGTACAACTTGGGAAGCACTGGATCCCGTAGACAGCGGTTTAGACCCTAGATTTTCCCCAAACGCGTCATTCTTCCTCAACGACAAAATAGGCTGGGCATCGGGAAGCGACAGCATTGCGTCAGCGTATAAAACCATTTACAAAACAACGGACGGCGGGCAAACTTGGAAGAAAAAAACAAACGGTTTGACCCAAGACCGTTTCAGCGAATTTTCGGCAATAAAATTCAGAAACAAGGACGTCGGGTTTGCGGGAGAAAGGGACGGAATCTGGCGCTCCACAAACGCCGGAGACCTTTGGGAAAAGGTATACACTGGGCAAGAAATATACTATGCCGACATCGTTTGCACCTCGGACAAGTCGGTGTACGCCCTCGGCAATTTGCTATCCACAGACGCCACCGTTTTACTCCACAGCGTGGACGGAGGCGACAATTGGACTTTCCTGAAACTGCCCGCGATTTTGGACAACACGTCGGCCAACCAACTGTTTTTCGTAAACCAAGCCGAAGGATATTTACTTACCAAAGATTTTCTCCTGCGCACCAAGGACGGGGGACTCAACTGGGAAGTGGACTTTAAGGTAAAGGGTGACGACGACGGTTATTTCCTAAATATGGCTATCATTCCAGGCAGTGGTTTTCATCAGAAATTCATGGTAGGAATAGGCAGATACCGTTATTGGTATTACGGCTTTCCGGATGAGAAACCTTAA
- a CDS encoding redoxin domain-containing protein: protein MKLSAGDPAPLFNLVDVFERPVDLSQNTGKKTLVAFFRNVACPFCNLRVYELLKASERLKKEGLEMIFFFESKKRVILRSSFHQEIAPIPLLSDPEREWYKKYGTERSPLGMVKTIFNSEASKAKRRAVGMGLPDSGDTKGTTGNLMPAEFLLGPDLKVEYVHYAKHLNDRIPLKQLEQYAASGLKA from the coding sequence ATGAAATTATCCGCCGGCGACCCCGCCCCCCTTTTTAATCTAGTAGACGTTTTTGAAAGACCCGTAGACCTAAGCCAAAACACAGGCAAGAAGACTCTTGTCGCTTTTTTCAGAAACGTAGCGTGCCCGTTTTGCAACCTCAGAGTATACGAATTGCTCAAGGCCTCTGAAAGGTTGAAAAAAGAAGGACTGGAAATGATTTTCTTTTTCGAATCGAAAAAGAGGGTGATTCTCCGAAGTTCTTTTCATCAGGAAATCGCTCCGATTCCGCTCCTAAGCGATCCGGAAAGGGAATGGTACAAAAAGTACGGCACCGAAAGATCGCCCTTGGGCATGGTAAAAACCATATTCAACAGCGAGGCTTCCAAAGCCAAAAGGCGGGCCGTCGGAATGGGGCTTCCCGATAGCGGGGACACTAAAGGGACGACCGGAAACCTAATGCCGGCCGAGTTCCTTCTCGGTCCCGATTTGAAAGTCGAATACGTCCATTATGCCAAACATCTAAACGACCGGATTCCACTTAAGCAATTAGAACAATACGCGGCCTCAGGGCTAAAGGCATAA